One segment of Anaerolineae bacterium DNA contains the following:
- the rpmG gene encoding 50S ribosomal protein L33: MAKKAVRMVITLACTECGERNYTSEKNRRNDPNRIEIKKYCPRCRTHQLHRETK; the protein is encoded by the coding sequence ATGGCTAAAAAAGCAGTACGGATGGTGATTACGCTGGCCTGCACCGAATGTGGCGAGCGCAATTACACCAGCGAAAAGAATCGTCGAAATGATCCCAATCGGATCGAGATAAAAAAGTATTGTCCGCGATGCCGCACGCATCAATTACATCGCGAAACCAAATAG